Genomic DNA from Naumovozyma dairenensis CBS 421 chromosome 11, complete genome:
GGTATCAGTCAATCCACTCACATCGCTATATGAAAGcttttttccttttataatatatatatatatatattatagGAAGTATCCTTTTATATCGAGGAGGAGCAACCGATGTCACTTCTTACTCAATACAAATACTCTTGTCGTCTTGGGCGTTAGCTGATTAAGTTTTATTACGTAGCCTCACCTAAACATCGATAACATAGGGAtcagcaacaacaaatatCGGATGCCAATAAGTTCACTTAACCTCCCAAACAAATTATGCATACTGTTATATGCAGATGGTAACATAACTCCAACCCTTGTAATGTTccgtatatatatatatatataggtATTTGAATAAGAGGATACTTCATACAAATGAATAAAGGCGACGGTTATTTTAGAGATATGCGGGAAGTGCATAGAGGCACTCTGAATCTAACTGCATCGCCaatctataaaaaaatcGTGTCACATacaattttaaaagattatatttaaatagTTGAATGTTGGTTTTTATACAAAAAAAGTCTATATCTTCTGCTCATTCTCTCTCTGTATTGTATTGAACAATAATtatttcaacaaatttgataattccACATCGTTTTGTACTTTCAATTCCATATCTTTCCTAGCTTTccaaattaaatatttctttctttccgtaatatctaattttttaaactCTTGGTCATCGATTTctaaatcaaattcattcaatgaaaCGTTGAATTTCaccaataaattttcagctttaatattgttttgttttctaGGATCATTACTACTAATACCACCACCGATACCACcagcattattattactagtATTTGGATTTGATTCAACGAATCCAAGTGGGAAAGGGAAACTATCACCACGTAAGTAACTTTCCACAGTATCTTCTACAGACCCTGTTCGTTGTAGATTGAATCTAATTTGTTCTCTATGTAAATCTGGAGCTACGTTTTGAACTGTTTGAATCATATCATTTGTTACAGGATACCtgccattattattattatgattgttattgttgttgttcctATTCGATCTTGCACCATTTCTTGCGGTgtttctttgttgttgaggCTGCGAGGAGGTTGAGCTGTTAAGGGATTGCGCTGATGGATGTTGGTCAGATTGGAATACCCATCTCATGAAAAGAAGTCCGATTATAATGACCACGATGGTTACGATTGCTTGGCTCATGTTTTTCGTTAAATCCTGTGTATTTCGCAGATGGTGTTATAATAGTTTAGTTAAGGACAGATGCtggaaaaatcaaaaacagGAAGAGAACAACGTACTTCTAAAGCAACTCAGGCAActttgataaatatatagtGTTTTCTGCTTGTTATTTTTAGCTCTGTAAAATATCTAGAGACTACATATAGTTTAGAAAGCCTTCAACAATATTTCAGGAAAAATACCACTTGTGAATAAGCATAGTAGAAATCCATACTGTTTGCATCAAAACGGACGGAACGTAAAAAGTAACCGGGCTCCGGAATACATACATATGACATGTAGAAAAGACTTCAATGGGAATAAAATTgtacaaagaaaatacgCTATTAGGTAGAAGTAGTGTTCCTCCTATTTGTATTCAGTATATTTCCCTATAAATAACCTTATACACATCATTCTTTGTTCTTACATAAAACTATCCGATAATTCTGTAAACTGTATTAGGTCCAGAATTGTCAAAATTTAACCTTTAAATTCCATTTTGAAATGCTTTTTCTGGTTCCTAACTTTATAAACAAATTTGGGTATACATTCagtttctttaatattcGTTGAAGTGAAATGTTTTTTAAGCTCCTTAGCCAATGCCTTCTTAGTGATTCTAGCATCCGGCCTGcctttttcatttttcttataGGAATATGTTTTAGACCCCAATTTGGATCCTAACAAGTAACCTTTCAATGTCAAATTATCAGGAAGATCTAAGTGATAATTATCCTTATATCGACGTAAGAAATCATCTGAATATTCTTCGAAATTAGCAGGGTTAGGTTTTGGTATCAAATCGGGATGATTGTTAGTTACATGAGATTGTACCAAGTCCTTtaaatattgttgttgtgcAGCAGTGAGTCGTTGTTTAACGTTTGATTTCGTCGTATTTGATGTACCAGTAGTTGTAgtggttgttgttgtcgtGGAATTTTGACCTGTAGTAGTAGCGTTacctcctcctcctcctcgACTTCTACCTCCTGCAGTTGTTTTCGTTTCCGATTCGCTATTTGAGTTTGTGTTTCTGGCCATCTTCGAAATGGtatgtataataatatcaaaattatagTTTTGATTAAATGTCCTGGTGTGGGGTCTCGAATTGGAGAAAGAGAGCTGTAGTCCAAAGATATTGTTCAAGATGAAAAGTTGTATGTAAACCTTAACGTTGTTATTATGTAAgttaaacaaaaattaactTATAATGTCGGggatttttcaaaagttcTGAATGGGCAATGTGGTAGCGCCGCCATTATTGATATAAGAATCATCCCGGAATGCCAGAGTTTGTCTAATTGGTAATCAAGTATAAAGTGAGAGTCTTCCTTCATTCGTATCTTATAATCAGACTGTTTGGTAGTTACAGTTCAAAGGTTGATGTCAAGAGGATAAGCGAATAAAGATTATTTCTATGATTATTGGAGCATTTATATGAGTGGTAAGCACTGGGTGTGGTTTAGAGTGGGTGCCGAAAAGGGACTTATAcaaaatgtatatatatgacTCCCGGTGTCTATGAGGTTGTTTTTGGAATATATCAGTTTACAGAAAGCCCCAGCTCTTAATCTCCTCCAATTGGTGGCATGTATATCTATTTTGCGCCTATTCTCATATTCCACGGGATTAGGCCTATGTCTAGCAGAATACTCACGTAAGAAAAAGGTGTCTACAGTAACTTTTATATACAGttggaaaaaatttgaacaatAGGGTTTCTATTAAGAAATGATGCCATTGTTTAATTCGCACCTTTTAGAGACTGCGATTCTCGGCTAGACAgacatttttatttactgTAAAAAAGCCATAAGATTATTATACATTACCTTTTTACAGTCATGCATATTCTCCATTTTATACACGTCTCTTATTCTATCATATACTTTTTCTAAATGTTCGTCTAAATAAGCCTTATCTCTTCCATCTGTGTCAACGGGGTAATCAGTTTCAGTCAATATAGTCGAAAGTGATATTGCTTTTATTAGATCATCACCAGAATTCGTTAACTTATGTTTTTCCCTTAGATTGATATAATTTGATAAGCTTATGAAGATTTGTTCTTTTGGGAATTTCTTAAACCACTGACTTTCTAACATTTCAATAGATCCTGTGTACGAATGCAGACAGATATTACAACCATGTATACCTGAATGAGACAATGACAGAAACTCTCTGATACATGTATCAAACACATTGGCATGACATTTAACATCATGAATTGAGACTGgttttttatattcagCAGCTAATTGACATAGTCGGGTAAATATACTAACTTGATGAGACATTTTcactttaatttttgttaaCTTTATAGGAGTTTTGGATTCCATATGAAACCCATTCTGTGGTAACctaaataatttatctaatCCAATTTCACCAACTACATCaatcttttcattatatttgataaagttCTCCTTAATATATAGTTCTAATGATACAGGCTCTGGTAACTTGGAAAGCAACGTTTCAAATTCCTCTTGATCGTTATATTGTAAAACATTCTCATAATGTTCCCGCTTGgttaattcttcatctatagcagaaaataaatgacTATACCATGGATGCACACCAAATCCAACCTTAACCATATCATAATTAGATGATCCATTTTTCTCTAAGACTTGTTCTTTGATAACATTCCAATCCATAACATTATTAGACATAATACATTGAATAGTAGGTTTGTTTCTATTCAAATTGCATATCGTTTCGGGATCATAATGTGATCTGGTGCCGATATGGCAATGCGCGTCTACTAAGGGGTACGTTTCAGAATTTGTATCTTTTAATGCCTCCATGTCCAATAGCTCTCTTCTTTCAGCGAATACCATATACGTCTCTTTCACTCATAGTCTGgatttttcttgaagatGCCTTGTCcctttaaatttaatttgtAGGAATAATCTACAGATTTTCCGCGCCTATTATAAGAATTGTTACCGAACGTATTTGCCATCAACaaacatataaaaaatcatacatatatatatatatagataacAGGATCTATAAACAGTTACAAACTGTAATTCCTCCTTAGATTATTTGTAACTACTATGTAAAGCGTAAGAAAGCAATAACCTctgttttttctttttattttaggAAACCATTCACATCCACAGTCGCCTTCGCAACACAATCACCTGAATAGCTCAGCAAAGAAGGTATTGGATCATATTCTGAAATCGACTTACGTAGTCttgttccttttcttcaatttgaGATGACTCAGTAATTTCAGGCTTGTAGAAATTgctattgttattgttattgtttatGTGGTTTCTTCCTTCGTGT
This window encodes:
- the NDAI0K00580 gene encoding putative endodeoxyribonuclease (similar to Saccharomyces cerevisiae YMR262W; ancestral locus Anc_8.814), which translates into the protein MVFAERRELLDMEALKDTNSETYPLVDAHCHIGTRSHYDPETICNLNRNKPTIQCIMSNNVMDWNVIKEQVLEKNGSSNYDMVKVGFGVHPWYSHLFSAIDEELTKREHYENVLQYNDQEEFETLLSKLPEPVSLELYIKENFIKYNEKIDVVGEIGLDKLFRLPQNGFHMESKTPIKLTKIKVKMSHQVSIFTRLCQLAAEYKKPVSIHDVKCHANVFDTCIREFLSLSHSGIHGCNICLHSYTGSIEMLESQWFKKFPKEQIFISLSNYINLREKHKLTNSGDDLIKAISLSTILTETDYPVDTDGRDKAYLDEHLEKVYDRIRDVYKMENMHDCKKVMYNNLMAFLQ
- the CUE1 gene encoding Cue1p (similar to Saccharomyces cerevisiae CUE1 (YMR264W) and CUE4 (YML101C); ancestral locus Anc_8.816): MSQAIVTIVVIIIGLLFMRWVFQSDQHPSAQSLNSSTSSQPQQQRNTARNGARSNRNNNNNNHNNNNGRYPVTNDMIQTVQNVAPDLHREQIRFNLQRTGSVEDTVESYLRGDSFPFPLGFVESNPNTSNNNAGGIGGGISSNDPRKQNNIKAENLLVKFNVSLNEFDLEIDDQEFKKLDITERKKYLIWKARKDMELKVQNDVELSNLLK
- the SAP30 gene encoding Sap30p (similar to Saccharomyces cerevisiae SAP30 (YMR263W); ancestral locus Anc_8.815), producing MARNTNSNSESETKTTAGGRSRGGGGGNATTTGQNSTTTTTTTTTGTSNTTKSNVKQRLTAAQQQYLKDLVQSHVTNNHPDLIPKPNPANFEEYSDDFLRRYKDNYHLDLPDNLTLKGYLLGSKLGSKTYSYKKNEKGRPDARITKKALAKELKKHFTSTNIKETECIPKFVYKVRNQKKHFKMEFKG